CGTCGGCAGCATGTGGGTGAACCAGTACGACGGCGGCGACATGACCGCACCGTTCGGTGGCTACAAGCAGTCGGGCAACGGCCGCGACAAGTCGCTGCACGCCTTCGACAAATACACCGAGATCAAGGCCACCTGGATCAAGCTGTAAGTACGCGGGACGATCTCCTGGTCGTCGGCCATACGGCGTTGCGTCCTCGCTTTTAATGCTCACGTACTGCAGTACGCTGCGTTTAAAAGCTGCGGGGCGCCTGACTCGCTGACGCTCGCCCTTCGGGCCAGCCTAACGGCTGTTACTCCCGTTGGTCGTTGGTCCTGGCCTTAGCCCAGGAGATCTTCATCGATGTTGGGCTAGTTTGACCGTACTTTAAGGTCCGCCCTTCGGGGCCGGCTCCCGAGTGAGCCACACCTGCGGCCGGGTTTCCTTGGGAACCCGGCCGTTTGCTTTGGCCGGAAAGGATTGGGCTATGCGTTGGGGAACCTACTTCGCCGTTACCGCGGCGGTGGTCATAGTCGGACTGGCGCTGGGGGTGACCCTGCCGCTGGTCTCGCTGCGCCTGGAAAGCTGGGGCTACGGGCCCTTCGCCATTGGCGTGATGGCGGCCATGCCGGCCGTCGGCGTGCTGCTCGGCGCCCGTCTGACCGGGCGCCTGGCCGGCTGGCTGGGTACCCCGCGCAGCCTGCGCCTGTGCCTGCTGGCCAGTGCCTGTTCGGTCGGCCTGCTGGCGCTGTTGCCCTATTACCCGCTGTGGCTGCTGCTGCGCCTGCTGATCGGCATTTCCCTGACCGTGGTCTTCGTCCTCGGCGAGAGCTGGATCAACCAGCTGGTCGAGGAGCGCCTGCGCGGCCGCCTGGTGGCCCTGTACGGCACCGGCTTCGCCCTCAGCCAGCTGGCCGGACCGCTGGCGCTGACGGTCATCGGCAGCACCAGCGACCTCGGCTTCTGGCTCTCGGTCGGCCTGCTGGTGGCCGGCAGCCTGGTGCTGCTCGGCCATAGCGGGGCGCCGCGGGTGGATGCGCACAGCGCCTCCGGGCGTGGCTTCCTGCGTTTCTGTCGCGGCCAGCCGGCCATCGCCTGGGCGGTGGCACTGTTCGCCGCCTTCGAGGCCATGGTCCTGACCCTGCTGCCGGTCTACCTGATCCGCGAAGGCTTCGCCCAGGAGACGGCGCTGCTGATGGCCAGTGTGGTGGTGGTCGGCGATGCCCTGTTGCAGCTGCCCATCGGCCTGCTCGCCGACCGGGTGTCGCGCGCCACCCTGTTCCGTGTCTGCGGCGTGGTCCTGCTGCTGTCCAGCCTGGCCATCCCGGCACTGCTGCACACGCTGCTGATCTGGCCGCTGCTGGTGCTGTTCGGCGCTTCCGCCGGTGGTCTCTACACCCTGTCGCTGATCCTGGTTGGGCAGTTCTACCGCGATGACGCGCTGGTCCGCGCCAACGCCCATATCGCCCTGTTGTGGGGCGTCGGCTGCCTGCTCGGGCCGCTGTCCACCGGCGCCGCCAGCCAGTGGCTGAGCGGCCATGCGCTGCCGCTGCTGATGGCCGCCGGTGCCGCGCTGTTCGTCGCCCTGGCCTGGCGCCGCGCGGCCTTCCAGGCGCCGCTGGCGAGCCCGCTGGCCGGCGACTAGGGTTGTCTCCCAGGCCCATCCGCCGGGAGACCAGCATGTACAGCCGAATCCTCGCCGCGCCTCTGGCTCTGCTGGCGTTCGCCGCCGGCGCCGCCGATCTGCCCGGCAGCGCCGACCACCCGGCCATCCCGCGCTACGAGGGCGCGGAAATCTACGCCTACCAGACGCAGGCCTATACCGACTGGCGCTTTCTCAAGGCGCCGGCCAGCGCCTACGGCGGCCTGCAGAAGAACCTGGGCGCCACCGAGGTGCTGGAAGGCAAGCTGACCCGCTTGAGCTACCGCGCGCCGGCCGAGCGCACGCCGCTGGAGATCTTGCGCAACTACCAGCAGGCCCTGGCCGACGCCGGCTTCGAGACCCTGTTCGTCTGTGCGCGCGAGGAATGCGGCGGGCGCAACTTCAACCATGCGATCACGATGGACA
This DNA window, taken from Pseudomonas alcaligenes, encodes the following:
- a CDS encoding MFS transporter translates to MRWGTYFAVTAAVVIVGLALGVTLPLVSLRLESWGYGPFAIGVMAAMPAVGVLLGARLTGRLAGWLGTPRSLRLCLLASACSVGLLALLPYYPLWLLLRLLIGISLTVVFVLGESWINQLVEERLRGRLVALYGTGFALSQLAGPLALTVIGSTSDLGFWLSVGLLVAGSLVLLGHSGAPRVDAHSASGRGFLRFCRGQPAIAWAVALFAAFEAMVLTLLPVYLIREGFAQETALLMASVVVVGDALLQLPIGLLADRVSRATLFRVCGVVLLLSSLAIPALLHTLLIWPLLVLFGASAGGLYTLSLILVGQFYRDDALVRANAHIALLWGVGCLLGPLSTGAASQWLSGHALPLLMAAGAALFVALAWRRAAFQAPLASPLAGD